One bacterium DNA segment encodes these proteins:
- a CDS encoding phage Gp37/Gp68 family protein, whose protein sequence is MARRSAIEWTESTWNPVTGCSKVSPGCQHCYAERMAKRLRLMGLPQYERGFEVTLHEDALRLPLEWKTPQRIFVNSMSDLFHELVPEEFIARVFAVMEEAGRHQFQVLTKRARRLNELAPRLPWPKNVWMGVSVETAAYVERIDNLRAAGAAVK, encoded by the coding sequence ATGGCCCGCCGATCCGCGATCGAATGGACGGAGTCCACTTGGAACCCCGTCACGGGGTGCTCCAAGGTCAGTCCGGGCTGTCAGCACTGCTACGCCGAGCGGATGGCCAAGCGGCTGCGGCTGATGGGCCTGCCCCAGTACGAGCGCGGATTCGAAGTGACGCTCCACGAGGACGCTCTCCGGCTGCCGCTGGAGTGGAAGACGCCGCAGCGCATCTTCGTGAACTCGATGAGCGACCTCTTTCACGAGCTCGTGCCGGAGGAGTTCATCGCGCGCGTGTTCGCCGTGATGGAGGAAGCGGGCCGGCACCAGTTCCAGGTCCTGACCAAGCGCGCGCGCCGGCTGAACGAGTTGGCGCCGCGCCTCCCCTGGCCGAAGAACGTCTGGATGGGCGTCAGCGTCGAGACCGCCGCGTACGTCGAACGCATCGACAACCTCCGCGCCGCCGGCGCCGCGGTGAAGT